A stretch of the Gavia stellata isolate bGavSte3 chromosome 11, bGavSte3.hap2, whole genome shotgun sequence genome encodes the following:
- the KCNJ13 gene encoding LOW QUALITY PROTEIN: inward rectifier potassium channel 13 (The sequence of the model RefSeq protein was modified relative to this genomic sequence to represent the inferred CDS: deleted 1 base in 1 codon): protein MRHTNPFFKIFFFKKNQSPPTTCGKFLASAGTNTQDQPSPSPGAQVFLFSGTQTLRRPKMTTDMIESNNTKSSAPLLTQRYLRMVTKDGHSTFQMDGAQGKGLAYLRDAWGILMDMRWRWMMLVFSASFVIHWLVFAVLWYLLAEMNGDLELDHDAPPDNHTICVKYITSFTAAFSFSLETQLTIGYGTMFPSGDCPSAIALLAIQMVLGLMLEAFITGAFVAKIARPKNRAFSIRFTRSAVVTHTEGKPYLMFQVANTRSSPLTSVQISAILYQEQENGQLHQTSVDFHLDSVTSEECPFFIFPLTYYHLITPSSPLAALLQREAAHHFELVVFLSAVQEGTGETCQRRTSYLPSEIMLCHRFASVLARNAKGEYQIKMENFDKTIPELPAAADSKSPKRTDKEIRINGQHADSFQLSETGLTE from the exons ATGAGACATACAaacccattttttaaaatt ttttttttcaaaaaaaaccaatctCCACCAACCACTTGTGGGAAGTTTCTTGCCAGCGCTGGGACCAACACACAAGACCAGCCCAGTCCCTCTCCTGGAGCCCAGGTATTTCTCTTCTCCGGCACACAAACCCTTCGAAGACCG aaGATGACAACAGATATGATTGAGAGCAATAACACCAAATCCAGTGCTCCCCTCCTGACCCAAAGATACCTGAGGATGGTGACCAAGGATGGACACAGCACATTCCAGATGGATGGTGCCCAAGGAAAGGGTCTGGCATACCTCCGAGATGCATGGGGAATATTAATGGACATGCGCTGGAGATGGATGATGcttgtcttttctgcttcttttgtgATTCACTGGCTAGTCTTTGCAGTGCTTTGGTATTTGCTGGCTGAGATGAATGGGGACCTGGAGCTGGACCACGATGCTCCACCTGACAACCACACTATATGTGTCAAGTACATCACCAGTTTTACAgctgctttctccttctcacTGGAGACGCAACTCACAATTGGTTACGGCACTATGTTCCCAAGTGGGGACTGTCCCAGTGCTATTGCACTGCTTGCAATACAGATGGTCCTGGGGCTCATGCTGGAAGCCTTCATCACAG GTGCTTTCGTGGCAAAGATCGCCCGACCAAAGAATCGGGCATTCTCCATCCGCTTCACCCGCTCTGCCGTAGTGACACACACCGAGGGGAAGCCATACCTTATGTTCCAGGTAGCCAACACACGCTCCAGCCCACTGACTAGCGTCCAGATTTCTGCTATACTTTACCAAGAACAAGAAAATGGGCAGCTGCACCAAACTAGTGTTGACTTCCACTTAGACAGCGTTACTTCGGAAGAGTGtccttttttcatctttccacTGACCTACTACCATTTAATCACCCCATCCAGCCCCCTGGCTGCTCTCCTCCAAAGAGAAGCTGCTCACCATTTTGAGCTGGTTGTCTTTCTGTCAGCTGTGCAGGAGGGCACAGGAGAAACGTGTCAAAGGAGAACATCCTACCTCCCCTCAGAGATCATGCTGTGCCATCGCTTCGCCTCCGTGCTAGCCCGCAATGCCAAAGGTGAATATCAGATCAAGATGGAGAATTTTGACAAGACTATTCCTGAGCTCCCAGCTGCGGCCGACTCAAAGAGTCCAAAAAGGACTGACAAAGAGATCCGCATCAATGGACAGCACGCCGACAGCTTCCAGCTCTCCGAGACTGGCCTCACGGAATAG